tgttgaAAGCATGATGCTCCTGTTAAAACCATCCATTGGATCAAAGCTCCAAACTACAGCTGTGTGATGACTGGGAGCTGGGATAAGACTTTAAAGGTATAATGTGCAATTGAGGCATTGTTTGGCTCCATCAGGATTGTCGTTTATTCTTGCACCACTTCAACTTCTGCTCTGAATGGTCACATCCTGGcttctcttttttgcttttagttttggGATACTCGATCGTCAAATCCTATGATGGTTTTGCAACTCCCTGAAAGGTGTTACTGTGCTGACGTGGTAAGGGATTTCAACTTAATatgtatttactttaaaaaaaaaacaaaataagtattGTCACCTTGTGGCGTCCTGCAGTTAGCGGGTAATATAAAAATCCTGCTAGCTTTAGTAATAGATATAAAGGATCGAGTTGAGATTGCCTCAGTCGTCTCCAATTGGGAGATTTTTGTGCTGCATTTCTTCTAGAAGTACTAAATGCTGAATGTCAAGTTTTCCTGCAACTCGTTTGAATATATGCAGCTAGCTACATGCCATCTCTAGTGTGACATCTATCATGTCCTTTCCATGGCAGTAGGAAAACTTGCAGTAACTTTGTGAGGTGGTACCAGGTCTTTGGGGACTGTTTTTGAGTGGGATAGAAATTGAACTTtctcggccaggcatggtagctcacgcctataatcccagcactttgggaggccaaggtgggcggattgcttgaggtcaggagttcgagaccaccctagccaacatggtgaaaccccatctctaaaaatacaaaaattagccaggtgtggtggtgcatgtctgtaatcctagctattcgggaggctgaggcatgagaattgcttgaacccagcaagtagaggttgaagtgagctgagatcacgtcgttgcacttcagccttggtgacagagtgagataccgtctgaaaaaaaaaaaaaaaaaggaaagaaaaagaaatggaactttCTCCATTTGTTTAGTCACATCTTAAAGTTTTGTACCAACAATCCCGTAATTCCACTTTTAGGAGTTTATCACAAGAAAATAATCATAGATACAGatggtctttgtttttttgtttgtttggtttttgagatggagtctcgctctgtcaccaggctggagtgcagtggcacaatctcagctcactgcaaccactgccttctgggttcaagctattctcctgcttcagcctcccgtgtaactgggactacaggtgcctgccaccaggcccagctaatttttatacttttagtagagacagggtttcacatgttggccaggatggtctcaatctcttgacctcatgatccacctgcctcggcctcccaaagtgctgggattacaggcgtgagccaccatgcctggctggtctTTGTTTTATGTAATATAGTGAAACACTGGAAGTGGCCTAAGGGGCCACCAAGACACAGATAAATAAACCCTGTGGTAGGTTCATTTGAGGGGACGTTAGAAGCCACTGCTAGTACTTGAAAAAGTGTGTGATGTGGACCTTATGAAACATGTTTTGAGTAAAGGATATGAACTGTAAAGAAATGTGCTACATACCAAGTATAATGCTGAGAACAAAGGCTGGAATAGTGACAGCAACTGAAGGGGTGGTATAggggatttttatttattcttagttCCTgagtatattttctaaatatccaCATATTTTATAGTTAGTTTTAAAACACGAGAAATATATGAATGTTCTACTTTCAAATACTATTTCTCTAGGTTTTAGTGAAACATAATCCCAGGATTATTAAAATCCAGACTTAATTTTGTAACCAAAAATTGATCAAATACATTAGTATAAAAACGGCACACTCCTTCACCTGAAGCGCGtctctgttttcttccattcCCTAGATATACCCCATGGCTGTGGTGGCAACTGCAGAGAGGGGCCTGATTGTCTATCAGCTAGagaatcaaccttctgaattcagGAGGATAGAATCTCCACTGAAACATCAGGTGCGTCATTAGTCAAATCAAGAAGTATGTATTTAGCACCTGTTGCGTGCAAGATTGTGCTCACAGCTGGAATACAGTTGTACTTTGAAAAACCTATAAGTATGTTCAAAGAGGGGTGAATTGAAGGATATAAACACAAATACTTAGTGAGTGAATACTAAGTAACACTCAGGTATCCCTGGATGAACTGAACTTACGTCTTCTCCAAACATGCCCCTGGATGGCGAGTGCTACTGAATTGTAGGGGCTAAGGGAAAACTTctcctttgccctctgaaggGGTTCACTGAAAACCAGCTGGtaaaagacagattaataggagaaatggCATTACAAATGTATTGATGTGCACAGTGTCTTACAACAATCTTAAAGGCAATATGGTTGATGCTTTCATACCATCTTGAGGTCACAGAAAGAAGGGGGCTCAGGGCATGGCCCAAAACAGGCTTTCATGGTAAATTGGGTTCTTGTGGCAAGACAGGTTatgggaagaagagaagaggaggtcTGTGTGGCAAAGGTGCTCTTGTTAATGTGGAGGAAACTCCAGAGGTAGCACCCTTGGAGAGAACTTGAGACCTTTAACAGCATCAGACTGCAGTTAATCTTCCCTAAATCAGGACAAGGGAAGGGCCTTGGAGAAAGCCTGGCTGCATCAATGCCGATTTTCTCTGCAGATGCAAATCTCCCCACCAAAGATaacttttcagctattatttccaGCCCTTCTGAATAGCCATCTTGAAATATGTCAGAGAAGTctattttggggtgaaatattttggtttccttgaGGATAAAATTACACATCTGGATGGGTTGGTTCCATTGTAAATTCCTAGCTTCCAACTTCAACTCTGCCTGCATCACGCCTAGTAGATGGTTGCTAGCTTTTTCTCCTTAGCTCAGTCATCCACTTGCCACAGGGCTGCTGGGCCTGCACTCTTGTCAGCTTCTCCTTCCTTTAGTCTTTGTCTCAGCCAGTCAGATCAGCTGTtgctcagagaaaaaagaagctAATGGGaacttcctcctctttctcctgctgGATCTAGAAATCTGCCTGTGCTTGCGTCCTCCCCTGCCTTTTCCCCCATGAGGTGGAAAGCATCCTGCTAAGGCCAGTTTTGTGGTGGGACCCCATGCCCTCCAGCCTTCTCAGGAACCGTATGCAGAGTATCACCTCTTTCCCATACCCCCGTCTCTCCTGCCACGTAGTACTTTTCCATTAGCACTGACGCTTGCTGAAGTCTAGTTGATCCTAGAAAACACACCTCCCTTGATCCCCACATCCTCCTCCAGTACCGCCCGCATCCCTTTTCCTTCCGCAGTGGGGCATCTTGCATGAAATGTCCTTTGTTCCCTCACCTCCCACTCATTTCTCACTCAGTGAGACCTTTGCCCGCATTGTTCCACCAGAACTGTTTTTGGCGTGACTACCAGTGGCATCCTCATTGGTAATTCCAGGGGACACTGGACAGCCATCCTCTTACTGGAACAGAGCTTCATTCACTGTTCTTACAAGAAACATTTCCCCTGGCTGCTGTCTTGCCAGCCTCTTACCCACTACCTCTGTGGCTGCTCTTCTATCCTTGCTGTCTCTTGGCTGAATGTGGAGGTTCCACAGACGTCTCCCTAAGCCGCTGCCTCCTCCACCCAAGCACAACTGATCTCTCATCCACTGTCGCTCAGCCACGCCTTGTGGACTGGATATTCGGACCTCATTCCTGTGCTCCTGACATGGACACCTAGTCGGACAGCTCCTTGGTGTGTCTCCCCGGCGTCTGAGCCTACAGTATCCCACGCCAAACCCAAGACTACGTTCTGTGGCTCTTTATTCAAATGTTACCCTTGCCTCAGGATTCTCCCTTGCTACTGCTACCAGTACCATctattttatacatatgtatggaTGTCATATACATActaaatatttcacttcttttgcctactagaatgtaaactccatgagagcagaggtttttgtttgtatttgttgCCGCCTCCCAGCACTTGGAGCGGGGCCTCAAGTGTAAGAGGTGCTCTGTAAATATTTGCAGAGTGAACATTTGATCTGAACCTGCCCCTCTCGGCCACCACCAGCCTGTTGCTCCTGATGTGCTTCACAGCCCATTCAATGGGACCTCCATCTCCTTTGTTATAGCCGGAAATCTTGAGGTCACACCCAGTATAGTACAAATACCTGTATCAAACCCACTACAATGTGCACTTAAGAATCATAtattttgggccgggcacagtgactcatgcctgtaatcccagcactttgggaggctgaagcaggtggatcactgattGAACTTTCCCTCTCCTGTCTCACTAATCCTCAGtctcctcccctccaccctgAAATTATTTGGGAAtctgttcatttttctcccttcctcctgccacATCTAATTCAAATCTTGGAAAGCACTTAGATCAGAACTCTATGGCAgtaatttcttggatatgacaccaaaaagcacaggcaacaaaagcaaaaatggccaAGTGGAACTGTGTTAAACTAACTGCTCCTGCACAGCAGAGGAACCATgaagagagtgaaaaggcagcctgtggaatgggagaaaacatttggagGCTATTTCTGACAAGGGATTGatttccaaaatacataaggaacccctgcaactcaatagcaagaaaactggTGACGTGAAAAATGGAccaaagacttgaatagacatatctccaaagaagacatacacatatcCAGCAGGTGTAGGGAAATGTGCTTAACATGCTAACCATCAAGGAAAggcaaacaaaaaccacagtgagataccatctcctacCTGATGGGACCACTGTTACCAGGAAGCCCAAAGATAAGCGCTGGGGAGGGTGTGGGGAACCTGGAACCCTCGTCCACTGTTGGGGGGATGCAAAATGCCACAACCGTTAGAGAAAACTGGAGGCCTCAAAACGTGAAAAGCAGAATCACCATAGGATCTGGCAGCACTTACAGGTCTTGATTCAAAAGAATCAGAATGGGTATTTTGAAGAGAAACCTGTACTCCTAGTGTTccttgcaacactgttcacaatagccaagtgaacagataaagaaaatgaagtgtATAGCTGCAGTAGGATGCTGTGCATGCAGCctgaaggaaggaaatcctgccattcgTGACAGTGTGGGTGACCATGAAGGAGattatgcaaaatgaaataagccagacacagaaagaaaatgcatGGTTCCACTTAAATGTGACATCCAGCATAGACTCACAGAAGTAAAGGGTGGAATGGCGGTCATCAGCGGattgggggagggggaaatggggaggtaCTTAATCAATGGGATGAAATTTCATTAAACAAGATGAGAATGTTCTCGAGATATGCTGAACTACATGGTACCTGTAGTCAACAATAATATAGACTTAGAAATGTGTTAAGCGGTGGCTCTCATGTTAactgttcttaccacaataaaataagcGCTTAGACCTTGGTCCTCGTTGAAGGCATCCTCCAGAGGTGAGGCAGGGGCTCTTGTAAGTGGCACCACTGGCCTTGCCGGACCCCAGCCTAagcccttccctgcctccccatTTCCTTTTGGATGAATCCAAAAAAAACCTGGTCCCATCTGGCTTCACTTCCTGCCACCCGGTGCTAGCACCCTGGCCTCTCCATTGTTGAGGACTGATTGCCATCGGCCTTTGCACAGGGCCAGCGCATGTGGCTCTTGATGCAAGTGGCACCCTGGCGTCGTGCAGTTCCTGGTGTGCCACACAGTGGACCCTGTGCTGATGACCAGCCATGGCCTTTTCTGTCATCTAAGAACTTACAGATGTTTGTCagtttgctttactttttttctttgtactcaCAAAAGTAATGGtctgacagtttttaaaaaggcaggGGAGCAAACAGTACAGGAATGAAAGAGGAGGCCGTTTTCCTTTGTACTTAGGAAATGTGCACCCCCAGCAGCTGTCACGATGCCAGAGGCTGCTTCTCCCTTCGTCTTGCCTGGCCCCTGCCTGGGTCCTGCCAGGCTTCCCCTGAACTCACACGGAAATTCAGATGACCAGCTTAGGCAGGGTGGATGGCCCTCCAAGCTTTGGCCAGGTTGCCACAACTGGAAGGAAGAAGTGGTAACTCCGAAGTTGGCTTCTCCTCGGGGTGGTCGGCTTTTCTGCCCAGGAGGCTGGGTAGTGGAATCTCTGGGTTCTTCTGTAGAATAGAGACCCGCCCTTGGGCCCTCACACTCAACACTGTGCGAAGTGCAGCGTGTTGCTTGTGTGTAGCATggccactgcacccactgtcccctTCACCCTGTTTCCCTGTGAGATGGGTGCGGCAGAGCCTGCATCCCTCCTGCAGCTGGGGAGGCAGAAGTGCAGAAGCTTCGGGTGACCTCCTGAGGGGTGTCTACGTAGCCAGGGATGTCTCCATTCCCCACGGGCAGGGCCGCTGTCTGCCTCGCAGCCCATGGAGCTCTGCTGGCGTGAACGCGGCCTTGCAGGGTGGCAGAGGGAAAATGAGCAGCGGGGGCAGGGGAGGAGCACAGGGTGTGCAGTTCGGTCATAAACTCACTGCTTAGATGGAGTTATTAAGGAGTTAGAAAGCAATGCTTACTGCTGTATCATatttgagtgatttttttctggttcttcTAAAACCTAAACATGGGCTAAAAATGACTTACCTTCACGTTAGTCATGAAATCTTATATTATGCTGTGAttatgtctcttttttattttaactgtagCATCGGTGTGTGgctatttttaaagacaaacagAACAAGCCTACTGGTTTTGCCCTGGGAAGTATCGAGGGGAGAGTTGCTATTCACTATATCAACCCCCCGAACCCGTAAGTGTGACTGTGTCAGCTTGCAGATTTCACTGGACTTTTTTTAACGAAGGAAGACTTACGTGAACCTTTGTCTTTCAGCGCCAAAGATAACTTCACCTTTAAATGTCATCGATCTAATGGAACCAACACTTCAGCTCCTCAGGACATTTATGCGGTACGTTTTTAGACACTTTAACCGTGGTGATACATCTGGAAACCAGACTTGGAGGTGGCTGAGGAATTGTGGGATCAGAAAAGACTCATTGAAGAGCTTGTGTGTTCATGTCCGGAGATAAGTGGCTTATGCTGTAGGCTTCAGGTTTCTGtggatttttattgttgttgtttttgagacggagtcgctctgtcgcccaggctggagtgcagtggcgtgatatcaactcactgcaacctccgcctcctgggttcaagcgattctcctgcctcagcctcccaagtagctgggactacaggcgcccagctaatttttgtatttttagtagagacggggtttcaccatattggccaggctggtctcgaactcctgaccttgtgattcgcccgcctcggcctcccaaagtgctgggattacaggcgtgagccaccacactcggccttgTTTTCTGTGTTAACATGCCCCCTGACTAGCAGCATTGTGTATTTGTTTCTGAACACAAGCTTAGGATGTTTTGCCGAGAGTCTTCTCCCTCCCCTAGACAGTTCACACACAGAGCTCAGACTGAGAAATCTGTTTgctcaaaagaaacattttcctgAGGTCTGCTCCTTGTTTCTTGCTGTCCACATGCTCACTTTCTCTGGTGTGCAGGCCTCACAGGAGGCAAGATTGGATTCTGGGCTGGCATTTGATGGAGGAAGCCTGGATAGTTTCTCTTGTGGTCAGCAGGCAGCAGCTGGAAGGAAATGTACCTGTGCGCCTTGTTTCCTCACTCAAGCAGGAAGTGTGCGTGGGTGGAACCTTCTCTGTGCCCCTCTGCCTGGCTTCTCATGGTGCGTGTCAATCCTTGCAGGTCAATGGAATCGCCTTCCATCCTGTTCATGGCACCCTTGCAACTGTGGGATCTGATGGTAGATTCAGCTTCTGGGACAAAGATGCCagaacaaaactaaaaacttcGGAACAGTTAGATCAGCCCATCTCAGCCTGCTGTTTCAATCACAATGGAAACATATTTGCGTACGCTTCCAGCTACGACTGGTCAAAGGTGAGAACTCCTGGGGCTGCTCTGGGCGCTCCAAGGCAGCAGAGCTAGGCTCTGGGTTCAGAAGGCCTAGGCCTGAGTTGTGACTCTTCTCAGGACTCACATGTGTCCTTGGGCAGGTCACCGTCCCCTCCCTGTAAGGGGAAATTGCAGGACTTCCTCAAATGGTTGTGGGGATTCAGTACAGCCTTTGGCCAGAACCCAGCACACAGGAAGTGCTTGGCCAGTGTGAGCCATTACGGGCTGCTCTGTTCCTGGGCACAGAAGCACAGGCAAGCCGGGGGCTGCACTTTATGAAGGGCGTGGCAGGACGGGTCATGGAGCTTTCCCTTGGGTGCTGTTGGTTGCTTGGTTGGCGGGTGGTTTGGGCAGGGGGAGTTAGGAGCTGGCAGGAGCGGGGCTGCATTTTTGAGGCCTTTGGGCGTGATGGTGAAATGTGTAGACTGGGGTACTCTGCTCAACCCCATGGGAAGTGTGTTGGCTTTCAACCAGCCTGCATGTTTCTCCACTGCTCAGCTCTTCTGGAGAGGTTGTCATCATTGTATTTGTGGTTTTCATcattctcctcccaccccactctGCCCTTTACCCACAACGGCCTTCTAGACTTTTCCCTACCCTGCCCTGGCTTCCGATGGGGAGGTCCCCTGCTTCACATAGGAAGGGCTTCCAGTGGCCTGCAGTGTCTTTCCCGCTCACCTCATGTCTGCCTGCGCTGACCCCGCCTCCTCCTCCCACTGTCTTCTGTCCCCGTCCACCAGCTCCTCCCCTCTGTCTAAGCACGGAAGGCTCGAGGAGCCATTTCCCTGTAATATTAAGGCTATCAAGAGAGGGGTGTCGGTACCTACCCTCTTGGTTCCCTGTGCTCTG
This window of the Pongo abelii isolate AG06213 chromosome 21, NHGRI_mPonAbe1-v2.0_pri, whole genome shotgun sequence genome carries:
- the RAE1 gene encoding mRNA export factor isoform X1; this translates as MSLFGTTSGFGTSGTSMFGSATTDNHNPMKDIEVTSSPDDSIGCLSFSPPTLPGNFLIAGSWANDVRCWEVQDSGQTIPKAQQMHTGPVLDVCWSDDGSKVFTASCDKTAKMWDLSSNQAIQIAQHDAPVKTIHWIKAPNYSCVMTGSWDKTLKFWDTRSSNPMMVLQLPERCYCADVIYPMAVVATAERGLIVYQLENQPSEFRRIESPLKHQHRCVAIFKDKQNKPTGFALGSIEGRVAIHYINPPNPAKDNFTFKCHRSNGTNTSAPQDIYAVNGIAFHPVHGTLATVGSDGRFSFWDKDARTKLKTSEQLDQPISACCFNHNGNIFAYASSYDWSKGHEFYNPQKKNYIFLRNAAEELKPRNKK